The Deinococcus detaillensis DNA window CTCTCAGGCCGGTTATCCGTCGTCGCCATGGTAGGCCTTTACCCCACCATCTAGCTGATGGAACGCAACCCCATCTCCAAGCGAAATTCTTTAATCACGGAACACGATCCGGGATCACATTCAGAATTAGCGTCTCTTTCGAGACGTTATGCTGAACTTGGAGGTAGGTCAGTTACGCGTTACTCACCCGTGCGCCACTAGAAGAGCAAGCTCTTCCCGTTCGACTTGCATGTCTTAAGCACGCCGCCAGCGTTCACCCTGAGCCAGGATCAAACTCTCCATATAATGGTTTCAAACACGTTTTGCGAGCAAAACGAAGTTGATAAGTTTGCCTTTGCTAGTTCTCGCAATGGCTTGAGTCCGTAGACTCGTTTTGCATCCGAGGATGCGTATTTGCTTTGAGCGGCTAAGGCTCTCAGCTATTTTACAAGTCTGGAGTCTTTTCGGGGGAAAAGACCGCTTGTATTGCCCTGTCAGGCAACCCTGCTCTCTCACTCATCTCGCTTGTCATGCTTCCCGCCTCACTCGGAGGCTCAGAAACAATACAGCCCAACTGCGTATCTGTCAACCCTGAGCTGAGGCACTTTTCCAGCGGTGCGGGACAGTAGCACCGGAAACGTCTCGTTGCACCCTCTTCGGGCCCACTCCATAAAGGGTCGGATGTGCTTAGATTCGCCCGTCGAAGGGGGTTTACTTCGCTCGCTTGTCCCCTCTATATCCCCTATGAAGAGGAAAGTCGAGAAAGCCAATTCAACTCGTTGGAATCCAGCCGTTGAGCGGCTGAGCGCCAAGAGCGGCCAACATTTCCTTTTGAGCTTTGGCTTTGCCACTACACTGAGCTTCATGCCTGCCCCAGTCCCCTCCTTCGCCGCTATGGAAGCGTTTTTGCGCGACACCTTGGGCAGCGGAGTGGCACTTTTGCACGAGGACACGCCTGCGCTGGCCAACACCGTGAGGGCCAACGAGCTGGGATGGTCGGCGGCCTTGCAACGGGGCTTCGGCTTTGGTGAGGTATTTAGCCACCAAGCCGAAACGTACCGCCGCCTCAAAACCGGAGAGCACGTCATCGTGACCACGCCGACGGCCAGCGGCAAGACGGGAGCCTTTTTTCCAGCGGTGTTCGAAGCGCTCGAAGAGGATCGGCAGGCCACCGCGCTGTTCGTTTATCCGCTGGTGGCGCTGGGGCAAGATCAGCGTGAGAAGCTGCTGGCCTTCAAGCAGCGCGGCGGCTACGACTGGGACGTGGCTTCGTTTCAGGGCAGCGCCCAACCGGATCAGGTATTTTTACCAAATGTCAGGATGGTGACGGCCACGCCCGACAAGCTGCATTGGAGCCTAACCCATCCACGGATGCGGGCCTTTTTGAGCAAGCTCAGGTTCGTGGTACTCGACGAGGCCCACAGCTATAGAGGCGGCTTTGGCAGCGAGGTGGCGGGGATGCTCCGGCGGCTGCTGGACTTGTCGCGGGCGCTGGGTGGGCAGCCGCAGGTGGTGCTGAGTACCGCCACCATTGGCAATCCAGCACAGTTTGCCCGCGAACTCAGCGGCGTGGACGTGACCGAGGTGCGCGAATCCGGCGCGGCGCGGCACGGCAAGCGCTACTACCTGGCCGACCACAAAGGGCAGCCGCGCCGCTTCTGGGACGCGGTGATGTCGGCGGCCAGCAGCCGCGACCTCAAGGTGCTGTCGTTTTTTCGGGGACGCAGCCGAGCGGCGCGTCTCTATAGCACTTACCGGGCGCATCCCGTCTACCAGCAGCAAGCCCACCTGTATATGGCCGGAACCAGTGACCGCGAGGGCCGCCTCAGCGACTTCCGGCGGGCCAGCAGCGGGGTGATGTTTGCCACCAACGCGCTGGAAGCTGGCGTGGACATTGGCGACCTCGAAATCGTGATCGTGGACGGCTATCCCGGCTCGCGGATGGCCTTTCGGCAGATGTCGGGCCGGGCCGGGCGAATCGCGCCGGGGATCGTGCTGTATATGCCCTCGCTGGATGACCGGGGCGTGCCGCTGGCAGTGGACGCCTTTTACAGCAACCAAGGCAACTTCAATGAGCTGCTGACCGGGCAGATCGAGAAAGCGGTGGTGGAAGCCGCCAACCCCTACCTCGCGCCGCGCCACAAGGAACGTGAACAGGAAGAACTGTACTTGGCCGGACTCAACTTCGAGCGCCAGCCAGGTGCACCGACCAAATATTGGAACCTGCGCGGCGAGGGCAGCGCCAAGTTCGTGGTGATTGAAGAGGACGAGTGGAACAAACACGGTGAACGGGCTCTCCTTACTCCGCTGGAAAGCCCCAGCCACCACTACGCGCTGATCGAGAAGCATCAGGAAGCGGTGTTCAGCCTCGACGGGCAAGGCTACAAGGTCAAGAGCTGGCTGCCGACTTCGGAAGCCACTGCCATTCTGGTCGAGAAGTACGACAACCAGCGCACCTTTACGCGGGGGCTGCACTCCACTCTGGTGACACCGCGTGAAATGGGCGCGTGGCAAAAACGCGGAGCGCTGGCCTACCGCTTCGGCACCGTCACCATTCAGCGCCAGTACGGCGGCTACCTGATGATGCGTGAGGTGTTCGAGCGGGCGTGCAGCAGCTGTGACCGCGAGCCGGGGCTGGCCGAGCGTACCTGCCGCCACTGCGGGGGGCGCATTCAGGACAAGATGCAGGCCAACAAGCTCAGCGAACACCTCTACGACACGCCGGTTCAGACCACGCCCTTTCAGACGGCGGCGATCGAGTTAGGTTTGGACGCCCGCGCCACCGAGCAGCCTACTGCCGTGGCGCACACGCTCAAGCACCTGTTGCAAAAGCTGATTCCCGAACGGGTGGCCTGCGACGAGGGCGACCTAGCTGGAGTGTTCCGGGAGGGCCGCGACAACTATTTCTTTTTGTACGACGATTGGCGGGGCGGCCTAGGCGTGGCGCGGCGGGCCTACGAGCAACTCGACGACCTGCTCAAACGGGCGCTGGAACTGTGCCGCAAACCGTGCTGTCAGAAGGGCTGCTTTGAGTGCATCGCGGTCAGCCGCTGCTTCTCACCGTTTCTGGCCAGCGGGGAGCGCCGCCCCACAGACAAGGCCGCCACCCGCGCTTACCTCGAAGCCTTGCTGGGCGTGCCGCCGCAGGCTGCCG harbors:
- a CDS encoding DEAD/DEAH box helicase; its protein translation is MPAPVPSFAAMEAFLRDTLGSGVALLHEDTPALANTVRANELGWSAALQRGFGFGEVFSHQAETYRRLKTGEHVIVTTPTASGKTGAFFPAVFEALEEDRQATALFVYPLVALGQDQREKLLAFKQRGGYDWDVASFQGSAQPDQVFLPNVRMVTATPDKLHWSLTHPRMRAFLSKLRFVVLDEAHSYRGGFGSEVAGMLRRLLDLSRALGGQPQVVLSTATIGNPAQFARELSGVDVTEVRESGAARHGKRYYLADHKGQPRRFWDAVMSAASSRDLKVLSFFRGRSRAARLYSTYRAHPVYQQQAHLYMAGTSDREGRLSDFRRASSGVMFATNALEAGVDIGDLEIVIVDGYPGSRMAFRQMSGRAGRIAPGIVLYMPSLDDRGVPLAVDAFYSNQGNFNELLTGQIEKAVVEAANPYLAPRHKEREQEELYLAGLNFERQPGAPTKYWNLRGEGSAKFVVIEEDEWNKHGERALLTPLESPSHHYALIEKHQEAVFSLDGQGYKVKSWLPTSEATAILVEKYDNQRTFTRGLHSTLVTPREMGAWQKRGALAYRFGTVTIQRQYGGYLMMREVFERACSSCDREPGLAERTCRHCGGRIQDKMQANKLSEHLYDTPVQTTPFQTAAIELGLDARATEQPTAVAHTLKHLLQKLIPERVACDEGDLAGVFREGRDNYFFLYDDWRGGLGVARRAYEQLDDLLKRALELCRKPCCQKGCFECIAVSRCFSPFLASGERRPTDKAATRAYLEALLGVPPQAADTFEPELVPLVAVTESLPSGPISWAAQARELLDLQGLSLPEVSARLGIPSREIQKVVAKTKPLRLRHAKFGDGVFTQGFHQGDKREVLVYFPGVGQKRLILKYAGLTVLEEVAG